From the genome of Bradyrhizobium elkanii USDA 76, one region includes:
- a CDS encoding DUF4169 family protein, translated as MGDVVNLKRFKKRGEREQAAKQAEANRALFGRTKSERARDEFLGERNARVLDQHRIENGDAS; from the coding sequence ATGGGCGACGTGGTCAACCTGAAACGATTCAAGAAGCGCGGTGAGCGCGAACAAGCAGCGAAGCAGGCCGAAGCCAATCGTGCGCTATTCGGTCGCACCAAATCCGAACGAGCGCGTGACGAATTTCTCGGCGAGCGCAACGCGCGCGTGCTCGATCAGCACCGCATCGAAAACGGAGACGCATCATGA
- a CDS encoding VOC family protein, whose amino-acid sequence MVANVAASDTAAARSFYRDLLGLEPLMDFGWVATYGSSETMQAQISFASEGGSGTPVPDLSIEVDDLDEALRRMKAARIAIEYGPADEPWGVRRFFVRDPFGKLINILEHRS is encoded by the coding sequence ATCGTCGCGAACGTTGCCGCATCGGACACAGCGGCAGCGAGGTCGTTCTATCGGGACCTGCTCGGCCTCGAGCCACTGATGGATTTCGGTTGGGTTGCGACTTACGGTTCATCCGAAACAATGCAGGCTCAAATCAGCTTCGCTTCCGAAGGTGGCTCCGGCACGCCGGTACCTGATCTCTCGATCGAGGTCGATGATCTCGACGAGGCCCTGCGCCGAATGAAGGCAGCCCGCATCGCGATCGAATACGGACCGGCGGACGAGCCGTGGGGCGTGCGGCGCTTCTTCGTCCGCGATCCCTTCGGCAAGCTGATCAATATTCTCGAGCACCGATCGTGA
- a CDS encoding cytochrome P450 codes for MNEQVQPASGEPLFNPLAPEFIRNPYPYYERLRRLDPMHVNVHGAFVASRHAEASLVLRDKRFGKDFAERSIRRYGPKIMEEPVFRSMSHWMLQQDPPDHTRLRGLVVKAFTARRVEDMRPRIQHVVDETLDRIIPQGKMDLIEDFAFRLPVTIICDMLGIPEEHREAFYNGSRDGGRILEPVPLTPEEIKQGNTANAMAAMYFHQLFELRRKQPGDDLTTQLVQAEEDGQKLTNEELTGNIILLFGAGHETTVNLIGNGLLALFRNPDQLALLKANPSLITNAIEEFLRYDSSVQLTGRVALEDIDDLGGKRIPKGESVLCLLGSANHDEAVYPDHPERLDIRRPNVKPLSFGGGIHFCLGAQLARIEAEIAISTLLRRIPDLRLDDAENPEWRPTFVLRGLKRLPASW; via the coding sequence ATGAACGAGCAAGTTCAGCCGGCGAGCGGCGAGCCGCTTTTCAATCCACTGGCGCCCGAATTCATTCGCAATCCCTATCCGTATTACGAGCGGCTGCGCCGCCTCGATCCGATGCATGTCAATGTGCACGGCGCCTTCGTCGCCAGCCGGCACGCCGAGGCGAGCCTCGTGCTGCGCGACAAGCGGTTCGGCAAGGATTTTGCCGAGCGCTCGATCCGCCGCTACGGTCCGAAGATCATGGAAGAGCCGGTCTTCCGCAGCATGAGCCACTGGATGCTGCAGCAGGATCCGCCCGACCACACCCGCCTGCGCGGCCTTGTCGTCAAGGCCTTCACCGCGCGCCGGGTCGAGGACATGCGTCCGCGCATCCAGCATGTCGTCGACGAGACGCTCGACCGCATCATTCCGCAAGGCAAGATGGACCTGATCGAGGATTTCGCGTTCCGTCTGCCGGTCACGATCATCTGCGACATGCTCGGCATCCCCGAGGAACACCGCGAGGCCTTCTACAACGGTTCGCGCGATGGCGGTCGCATCCTCGAGCCGGTGCCGCTGACGCCCGAGGAAATCAAGCAGGGCAACACCGCCAATGCGATGGCGGCGATGTATTTCCATCAGCTGTTCGAGCTGCGCCGCAAACAGCCCGGCGACGACCTCACCACCCAGCTGGTGCAGGCCGAAGAGGACGGCCAGAAGCTCACCAATGAGGAGCTGACCGGCAACATCATCCTGCTGTTCGGCGCCGGCCACGAGACGACCGTGAACCTGATCGGCAACGGCCTGCTGGCGCTGTTCCGCAACCCGGACCAACTCGCGCTGCTGAAGGCCAATCCCAGCCTGATCACCAATGCGATCGAGGAGTTCCTGCGTTACGATTCCTCGGTGCAGCTGACCGGCCGTGTCGCGCTGGAGGACATCGACGACCTCGGTGGCAAGCGCATCCCGAAGGGCGAGAGCGTGCTGTGCCTGCTCGGCTCGGCCAATCACGACGAGGCTGTTTACCCCGATCACCCCGAAAGGCTCGACATCCGGCGGCCGAACGTCAAGCCGCTGTCGTTCGGCGGCGGCATCCATTTCTGCCTCGGCGCCCAGCTGGCGCGGATCGAGGCCGAGATCGCGATCTCGACGTTGCTGCGCCGGATTCCTGACCTGCGGCTCGATGACGCGGAAAATCCGGAGTGGCGGCCGACCTTCGTCCTGCGCGGGCTGAAGCGGCTGCCGGCGAGCTGGTGA
- a CDS encoding SspB family protein, producing the protein MATDHIRYDVLARDALRGVLRRVLSDAAEHGLPGEHHFYITFLSHGDGVKLSPRLLAQYPEEMTIILQHQFWDLVVTEDRFEVGLSFGGIPERLTVPFAAVTRFLDPSAPFDLRFDVSDALSEEAPPATAPASPLPAPAAHAAVETESAETEQEPAKPSEGAEVVRLDRFRKK; encoded by the coding sequence ATGGCGACCGATCACATCCGATATGACGTGCTGGCGCGCGACGCGCTGCGCGGGGTGCTGCGCCGGGTGTTGTCCGACGCCGCCGAACATGGCCTGCCGGGCGAACACCATTTCTACATCACCTTCCTGTCGCACGGCGACGGCGTGAAGCTGTCGCCCCGGCTGCTCGCGCAGTATCCGGAGGAGATGACCATCATCCTGCAGCACCAGTTCTGGGATCTGGTGGTGACCGAGGATCGCTTCGAGGTCGGCCTGTCGTTCGGCGGGATTCCCGAGCGGCTGACCGTGCCGTTCGCCGCGGTGACGCGCTTCCTCGATCCGTCCGCGCCGTTCGATTTGCGCTTCGACGTCTCGGACGCACTGTCCGAAGAAGCCCCTCCCGCGACGGCGCCGGCCTCTCCCCTGCCCGCCCCTGCGGCCCACGCAGCGGTCGAGACCGAGAGCGCCGAGACCGAGCAGGAGCCCGCGAAGCCCAGCGAAGGCGCCGAGGTCGTGCGGCTGGACCGCTTCCGCAAGAAATAA
- a CDS encoding AsmA-like C-terminal region-containing protein, with amino-acid sequence MQTTLLGLAIAFILALVAALVGPYFVDWNQFRPQFEAEASKIIGVPVRVAGNLDARLLPAPSLRLKTVTVGGANDLGKVRAANLDVELSLSSLMRGEWRANELTINGASLDLGLDPKGRIDWSPSSGSFNLASLAIDRLNLTGRIALHDAASRSTLELNDIAFSGDVRSLAGAIRGDGNFMFDGNRYPFRVSSGQSADGSGTRLHFSIDPGQRPVSADLDGILTFEARAPRFEGTLTLAGAPGQRGGDAPPWRIAAKVKSDYSAARLDQIEVSYGAEDRALKLAGNGDLRFGASPLLRASLTARQLDGDKFAAKDSAKDSNNGNVEPVRVLPAMRAVLSGLPQSPIPAQVELASEQIMLGGRPLQDISAELQSDAKSWTVRRLEFRAPGSTRVSMSGASAQAGAANTFKTALNIESSDPDALMTWLQGRGDVTYRSQRPLRLRGDVMVSPSGFSIDAMKAEIESGTLEGRVAVTHREATSGSKVEAQLKADRLDLDATAALIRSLAGPQGEWPDEAQLSLDVGRAVSSGQELRPLLAKIAYSPKNIVLERVKIGQPDNVTLDGSGNFDRANSTGKLAVDATAASLGRLTAVVQPFAPALAARLGVLRADAGPVRARFALDLGKGKAADRVSARATLDLDTPQLKGNTVISATPQVAAIRGLDFDALRSNEVTAETKFSAGDGNALLALLGLDHAVAAGAGSTQFEGTVIGAWRAPLRLKARLWGAGLDADAEGTAEPWTRDGASESKSSISLRVRSADISPLLNLKPADPVANIRLSSKLTLAGDRLSFDDLDSIIAGSRLRGHLALMLADQKSVDGEVGLDQITLAPIFAAAIGAAGHDATEPLGQGLTSAWRGKVTFEALHGLLPGGAELQPVRGTIRSDGQSLTFDGIKGKIGGGEATATIDARQGANGLALSANVQLSGIDSSALRYRSLAMPKGRASMQMTLLTQGRSASALTGALSGSGTVTLEGLSLPGLDPRAFEVAIRASDSGQATDDTRLRQIVEPALAGGALSIASAQIPFNIRDGRLRVGATTLAANGANAIVSGGYDIPADQADIRAALASTQVGTANSRPEIQLLAVGTPDGLSRSIDIAALSSWLAVRAIDRETKRLDAIERGEPAPPPTPTALPHPAEPAPDASNPNSTGLPSANLPGPGPDPRRVPAKPKIVAPRPPTVPPVATAPAIAPPASVASQPQLAPLPPPIEVKPVPGAAKSRPLRPPLSLTPQVANPPPRPAMQN; translated from the coding sequence GTGCAGACAACGCTGCTCGGCCTGGCAATTGCCTTCATTCTTGCACTGGTCGCGGCGCTGGTCGGTCCGTATTTCGTTGACTGGAACCAGTTCCGGCCGCAGTTCGAGGCGGAGGCGTCCAAGATCATCGGCGTGCCGGTCCGCGTCGCCGGCAATCTCGACGCGCGTCTGCTGCCGGCACCCTCGCTGCGGTTGAAGACCGTCACCGTCGGCGGCGCCAACGACCTCGGCAAGGTCCGGGCCGCCAATCTCGACGTCGAGCTCAGCCTGAGCTCGCTGATGCGCGGCGAGTGGCGCGCGAACGAGCTCACCATCAACGGCGCGTCGCTCGATCTCGGGCTCGACCCGAAAGGGCGGATCGACTGGTCGCCGTCGAGCGGGAGCTTCAACCTCGCTTCACTGGCGATCGACCGGCTCAACCTGACCGGCCGCATCGCGCTGCATGATGCCGCGAGCCGCAGCACGCTCGAGCTGAACGACATTGCCTTCAGCGGCGACGTCCGCTCGCTTGCCGGCGCGATCCGCGGCGACGGCAATTTCATGTTCGACGGCAACCGCTACCCGTTTCGGGTCTCCTCGGGACAGAGCGCAGATGGCAGCGGCACCCGCCTGCACTTCAGCATCGATCCCGGGCAGCGGCCGGTGTCGGCCGATCTCGACGGCATCCTGACCTTCGAGGCCCGCGCGCCGCGGTTCGAGGGCACACTGACGCTGGCGGGTGCGCCCGGCCAGCGCGGCGGCGATGCGCCGCCATGGCGGATCGCCGCCAAGGTGAAATCGGATTATTCGGCGGCGCGGCTCGACCAGATCGAGGTGAGCTATGGCGCCGAGGATCGTGCGCTGAAGCTCGCTGGCAATGGCGACCTGCGTTTCGGTGCGTCGCCGCTGCTGCGCGCCTCGCTTACGGCGCGGCAGCTCGACGGCGACAAGTTCGCCGCCAAGGATAGCGCCAAGGACAGCAACAATGGCAATGTCGAGCCGGTCCGCGTGCTGCCGGCGATGCGCGCGGTGTTGTCGGGTCTTCCGCAAAGCCCGATACCGGCGCAGGTCGAGCTCGCGTCCGAGCAGATCATGCTCGGCGGCCGTCCGTTGCAGGACATCTCGGCGGAGCTGCAATCGGATGCGAAATCCTGGACAGTGCGCCGGCTGGAATTTCGCGCGCCGGGATCCACGCGGGTCTCGATGAGCGGTGCCAGCGCGCAAGCCGGAGCCGCGAATACCTTCAAGACCGCGCTCAACATCGAATCGTCCGATCCCGACGCGCTGATGACCTGGCTGCAGGGGCGCGGCGACGTCACCTATCGCAGCCAGAGGCCGCTGCGTTTGCGCGGCGACGTCATGGTGTCGCCATCAGGCTTTTCGATCGACGCGATGAAGGCGGAGATCGAAAGCGGCACGCTCGAGGGCCGCGTCGCAGTTACGCACCGCGAGGCAACCAGCGGCTCGAAGGTCGAGGCGCAGTTGAAGGCGGATCGGCTCGACCTCGACGCGACCGCGGCATTGATCCGCTCGCTGGCCGGTCCGCAAGGCGAATGGCCCGACGAGGCGCAGCTGTCGCTCGACGTCGGGCGCGCGGTCTCTTCCGGGCAGGAATTGCGGCCGCTGCTGGCGAAGATCGCCTATAGCCCGAAGAATATCGTGCTAGAGCGCGTCAAGATCGGCCAGCCCGACAATGTCACGCTGGACGGCAGCGGCAATTTCGACCGCGCCAATTCGACCGGCAAGCTTGCCGTCGACGCGACCGCCGCGTCGCTCGGCCGCCTGACCGCTGTGGTTCAGCCGTTCGCGCCGGCGCTGGCCGCGCGGCTTGGCGTGCTCCGCGCGGATGCCGGCCCGGTCCGCGCCAGGTTCGCGCTCGACCTCGGCAAGGGCAAGGCTGCCGATCGCGTCAGCGCGCGCGCGACGCTCGATCTCGACACGCCGCAACTCAAGGGCAATACGGTGATCTCGGCGACGCCGCAGGTGGCTGCGATCCGTGGGCTGGATTTCGATGCACTCCGCAGCAACGAGGTTACAGCGGAGACGAAATTCTCGGCCGGCGATGGCAATGCTTTGCTGGCACTGCTTGGGCTTGACCATGCGGTCGCAGCCGGTGCCGGTTCGACGCAATTCGAGGGCACGGTGATCGGCGCGTGGCGCGCGCCGTTGCGGCTGAAGGCAAGGCTCTGGGGCGCAGGGCTCGACGCGGATGCCGAAGGGACCGCGGAGCCTTGGACCAGGGACGGGGCCAGCGAGAGCAAATCGAGCATCAGCCTCCGCGTTCGCAGCGCCGACATCAGTCCGCTGCTCAATCTGAAACCAGCCGATCCGGTCGCAAACATCCGCCTGTCGTCGAAGCTGACGCTCGCGGGCGACAGGCTGAGCTTCGACGATCTCGACAGCATCATCGCCGGTTCACGGCTGCGCGGCCATCTGGCGCTGATGCTCGCCGATCAGAAAAGCGTCGACGGCGAAGTCGGTCTCGATCAGATCACGCTGGCGCCGATTTTCGCGGCCGCGATCGGCGCGGCCGGTCACGATGCGACGGAGCCGCTCGGCCAGGGGCTCACGAGCGCCTGGCGCGGCAAGGTCACGTTCGAAGCGTTGCACGGTCTGCTGCCGGGGGGCGCCGAGCTGCAGCCGGTCCGCGGCACCATCAGGTCGGACGGGCAGTCGCTGACCTTTGACGGCATCAAGGGCAAGATCGGCGGCGGCGAGGCGACTGCCACCATCGATGCGCGACAGGGCGCCAACGGACTTGCGCTCAGCGCCAATGTGCAGCTGTCCGGCATCGACAGTTCAGCCTTGCGCTACCGCAGTCTCGCGATGCCCAAGGGACGCGCCTCGATGCAGATGACATTGTTGACGCAGGGCCGCAGCGCCTCGGCGTTGACCGGCGCGCTGTCCGGCAGCGGCACCGTGACGCTGGAGGGGCTGAGCCTTCCGGGTCTCGATCCGCGCGCCTTCGAGGTTGCGATCCGCGCCAGCGATTCCGGGCAGGCGACCGACGACACGCGGCTGCGGCAGATCGTCGAACCGGCGCTCGCGGGTGGCGCGCTGTCGATTGCTTCGGCGCAAATCCCCTTCAACATCCGCGACGGCCGCCTCCGGGTCGGCGCCACCACGCTCGCGGCGAACGGCGCCAATGCGATCGTATCCGGCGGCTACGACATTCCGGCCGACCAGGCCGACATTCGCGCCGCCCTGGCATCGACGCAGGTCGGCACGGCCAACAGCCGACCGGAGATCCAGCTGCTTGCCGTGGGTACGCCCGACGGATTGTCGCGCAGCATCGACATTGCAGCGCTGTCGTCGTGGCTTGCGGTGCGCGCGATCGACCGGGAGACCAAGCGGCTCGACGCCATCGAGCGCGGCGAACCGGCGCCGCCGCCGACCCCGACGGCTCTTCCGCATCCGGCCGAGCCGGCGCCGGATGCGTCCAACCCAAATTCGACAGGATTGCCTTCCGCCAACTTGCCGGGGCCCGGCCCCGATCCGCGCCGCGTGCCGGCGAAGCCGAAGATCGTTGCGCCGCGGCCGCCGACTGTCCCGCCGGTCGCCACCGCGCCCGCCATTGCGCCGCCCGCGTCGGTTGCGAGCCAGCCGCAGCTGGCGCCGCTGCCGCCGCCGATCGAGGTCAAACCGGTGCCCGGCGCAGCCAAGTCAAGGCCGCTGCGACCGCCACTGTCGTTGACGCCGCAGGTCGCCAATCCGCCGCCGCGGCCAGCGATGCAGAACTAA
- a CDS encoding ribbon-helix-helix domain-containing protein: MKSPVVKRSIVVAGHKTSVSLEEAFWNGMKEISGLRNMTLSELVGEIDNNRQQGNLSSAIRLFVLDYFRSRATPAVPADVRPQQVDTRQQA, from the coding sequence ATGAAGTCTCCCGTCGTCAAGCGCTCGATCGTCGTCGCCGGACATAAGACCAGCGTCAGCCTCGAAGAAGCTTTCTGGAATGGCATGAAGGAGATTTCCGGTCTGCGGAACATGACGCTGTCGGAGTTGGTCGGCGAGATCGACAACAACCGTCAGCAGGGCAATCTGTCCTCCGCGATCCGGCTCTTCGTGCTCGACTACTTCCGCTCGCGGGCCACGCCGGCGGTGCCCGCGGATGTCAGGCCGCAACAGGTCGACACGCGACAGCAGGCCTGA
- the fumC gene encoding class II fumarate hydratase, protein MMARSTIPSKAKTRSETDSFGPIDVPADRYWGAQTERSRQNFKIGHDRMPIAIVHALGIVKLAAAETNRELGQLDARRAGAIIRAAKEVIEGKLDDNFPLVVWQTGSGTQSNMNVNEVIANRANQMLGGELGAKKPIHPNDHVNMSQSSNDSFPTAMHVAAASRIVADLIPALTELHRALRNKEKAFAGIVKIGRTHTQDATPLTLGQEFSGYAAQVESGISRLRVAVKDLFPLAQGGTAVGTGLNSKPRFAKTFARHVAKITKLPFTSAANKFEALASNDAYVLVHGAINSVATGLFKIANDIRLLGSGPRSGLGELILPENEPGSSIMPGKVNPTQCEAMTMVCCQVFGNQTTITVAGSQGHFELNVYKPVLAYCMINSIQLLSDVVRSFTEHCVVGIRADEKRINELMQRSLMLVTALAPKIGYDNAAKVAKSAHARGTTLKEEALRLGFVSADEFDRLVQPDKMTHPG, encoded by the coding sequence ATGATGGCTCGATCGACGATCCCCTCCAAGGCAAAGACCCGCAGCGAGACCGACAGCTTCGGTCCGATCGACGTTCCCGCCGACCGCTATTGGGGCGCGCAGACCGAACGCTCGCGGCAGAATTTCAAGATCGGCCACGACCGGATGCCGATCGCGATCGTCCATGCACTCGGCATCGTGAAGCTTGCGGCCGCGGAGACCAATCGCGAGCTCGGCCAGCTCGATGCGCGCCGCGCCGGCGCCATCATCCGCGCAGCCAAGGAAGTGATCGAAGGCAAGCTCGACGACAACTTCCCGCTGGTGGTCTGGCAGACCGGCTCGGGCACGCAGAGCAACATGAACGTGAACGAGGTGATCGCCAACCGCGCCAACCAGATGCTCGGCGGCGAGCTTGGCGCCAAGAAGCCGATACATCCGAACGATCACGTCAACATGAGTCAGTCGTCGAACGACTCGTTTCCGACCGCGATGCATGTCGCCGCAGCGAGCCGCATCGTCGCCGATCTGATTCCGGCACTCACCGAACTGCATCGCGCGTTGCGCAACAAGGAGAAGGCGTTTGCCGGGATCGTCAAGATCGGGCGCACCCACACCCAGGATGCGACGCCGCTGACGCTCGGCCAGGAATTCTCCGGCTACGCCGCGCAGGTCGAGAGCGGCATCTCGCGGCTGCGCGTCGCGGTGAAAGATCTGTTTCCGCTCGCGCAGGGCGGCACCGCCGTCGGCACCGGCCTCAACTCGAAGCCGCGATTTGCGAAAACCTTCGCGCGCCACGTCGCCAAGATCACCAAGCTGCCGTTCACCAGCGCGGCCAACAAGTTCGAGGCGCTGGCTTCCAACGACGCCTATGTGCTGGTGCACGGCGCGATCAACTCGGTGGCGACCGGCCTGTTCAAGATCGCCAACGACATCCGCTTGCTCGGCTCGGGCCCGCGCTCGGGCCTCGGCGAGTTGATCCTGCCCGAGAACGAGCCGGGCTCGTCAATCATGCCGGGCAAGGTCAATCCGACCCAGTGCGAAGCCATGACCATGGTCTGCTGCCAGGTGTTCGGCAATCAGACCACGATCACCGTCGCCGGCAGCCAGGGCCATTTCGAGCTGAACGTGTACAAGCCCGTGCTGGCATATTGTATGATAAATTCCATTCAGTTGCTGTCCGACGTTGTCCGCTCATTTACCGAGCATTGCGTTGTCGGAATACGCGCCGACGAAAAGCGCATCAACGAACTGATGCAGCGATCGCTGATGCTGGTCACGGCGCTCGCGCCGAAGATCGGTTACGACAACGCAGCCAAGGTCGCCAAGTCGGCGCATGCGCGCGGAACGACGCTGAAGGAGGAGGCTTTGCGGCTCGGATTTGTTTCCGCGGATGAATTCGATCGCCTCGTGCAGCCGGACAAAATGACACACCCGGGCTAA